CGGGCCTTGAAGCACATTTGCCATCCCGGCAAGCGGGCTCTGGAACGCTCCCAGTACCTGAGCCAGCAAAACCTCGCGGGAAGGAAGTTCAGCCAGTGCTTTTATGCCGTCTTCGGTAATGATTTTTTTCTCCAGTATCCCGCCCTTAACCGCCAGTTTGTCGTTAGTTCTCGTGAATTCCAGCAGCACTTTTGGCGCCGCCACGGCATCATCCAGGCTGAAAGCCCAAACCGTGGGACCTTGCAGCAGCGGGTCAAGACCGGTAATTCCCGTCTCGTCAGCCGCTCTTTTTACCAGCGTGTTTTTTAAAACTTTAAAATCCACACCGGCATCCCTCAGCCTGGCCCTCAGGTCTGTTGCCTGCGCCACAGTAAGCCCCCGGTTTTCGAGAATAACCACTGACTGGGCACGGTCAAACCTTTCTTTAATCTGTTCCACTATTTGCTTTTTTTCTTCGAGGCTGCCCAACCAGTAACGCCTCCTTTCGCTAATAGAATAAAGAACCCCCGCAGAGACGGAGGCTATATTACCTTTCGGAAACCCGTTGGGGAACCAAAAGATGATGGATCAACCTCGGCAGGCCTCGCAGCG
This sequence is a window from Peptococcaceae bacterium. Protein-coding genes within it:
- the rplJ gene encoding 50S ribosomal protein L10, which codes for MGSLEEKKQIVEQIKERFDRAQSVVILENRGLTVAQATDLRARLRDAGVDFKVLKNTLVKRAADETGITGLDPLLQGPTVWAFSLDDAVAAPKVLLEFTRTNDKLAVKGGILEKKIITEDGIKALAELPSREVLLAQVLGAFQSPLAGMANVLQGPLRKFGYALEALRKAREGA